One window from the genome of Micromonospora aurantiaca ATCC 27029 encodes:
- a CDS encoding GNAT family N-acetyltransferase, with amino-acid sequence MTNEVLLRPVRDDDLPAFFAHEQDPQANWMAAFGPKDPSDRAAFDAHWARIRADERIVNRAVVVGGRLVGRVAAFPVGEQTEVSYWIDAAHWGRGHATAALRALLREVPHRPLHARAAKDNAASLAVLRKCGFVVIGEDSGYAPARGTEVEEYVLELPAEGSDQADR; translated from the coding sequence GTGACCAACGAGGTGCTGCTCCGCCCGGTGCGCGACGACGACCTGCCCGCCTTCTTCGCCCACGAGCAGGACCCGCAGGCGAACTGGATGGCCGCGTTCGGCCCGAAGGACCCGTCCGACCGGGCCGCGTTCGACGCGCACTGGGCGCGCATCCGCGCCGACGAGCGGATCGTGAACCGCGCCGTCGTCGTCGGCGGCCGGCTGGTCGGGCGGGTGGCCGCGTTCCCGGTCGGCGAGCAGACCGAGGTCAGCTACTGGATCGACGCGGCGCACTGGGGGCGCGGCCACGCCACCGCCGCGCTGCGCGCGCTGCTGCGCGAGGTGCCGCACCGGCCGCTGCACGCTCGCGCCGCGAAGGACAACGCCGCCTCGCTCGCGGTGCTGCGCAAGTGCGGCTTCGTCGTGATCGGCGAGGACTCCGGGTACGCCCCGGCGCGCGGCACCGAGGTCGAGGAGTACGTCCTGGAGCTGCCCGCCGAGGGGTCTGACCAGGCAGACCGCTAG
- a CDS encoding hemolysin family protein, with translation MQSYWSQLALVGVLVILNAVFAGSEMALVSLRDSQVQRLERSSRGGRTLARLAKDPNRFLATIQIGITLAGFLASAAAAVSLARPLVPLLGVFGNAAETVAIVAVTLVLTFVTLVFGELAPKRIAMQSAERWALLVARPLDVLSSITRPAVWLLGATTDLVVRLFGLDPKAEPDEIGPDELRDIVAGNHGFTKEQRTIIAGAVEIADRQLRAVLVPRLQVFTLDSGTTAEAARLVLAATGHSRAPVVRHGGLDEAVGVIHLRDLVGVSDDRPVDEIARPPMLLPDSLPVVDALRQFKAERQHIALVVDERGAVDGIVTLEDILEEIVGEIYDETDRDLRAVRTEADGTLVLPGTFPVHDLTDLGVELPNRPAGDYTTVAGLVLICLGHIPTVAGEQVTVDGWELSVAGVDQRAITEVHVRRRGRHDGSPDGDTTDGAAGPADAPELDEARR, from the coding sequence GTGCAGAGCTACTGGAGCCAGCTTGCCCTGGTCGGTGTGCTGGTGATCCTCAACGCGGTGTTCGCCGGCAGCGAGATGGCCCTGGTCTCCCTGCGCGACAGCCAGGTGCAGCGGCTGGAGCGCAGCAGCCGCGGCGGACGGACCCTCGCCCGTCTCGCGAAGGACCCGAACCGGTTCCTGGCCACGATCCAGATCGGCATCACACTCGCCGGGTTCCTGGCCTCCGCCGCCGCCGCGGTGTCCCTGGCCCGGCCGCTCGTCCCGCTGCTGGGCGTCTTCGGCAACGCCGCCGAGACCGTCGCCATCGTCGCGGTCACCCTGGTGCTCACGTTCGTCACGCTCGTCTTCGGTGAGCTGGCCCCGAAGCGCATCGCCATGCAGTCGGCCGAGCGGTGGGCGCTGCTGGTGGCCCGTCCGCTGGACGTGCTGTCCAGCATCACCCGGCCCGCCGTCTGGCTGCTGGGCGCGACCACCGACCTGGTGGTACGCCTGTTCGGCCTGGACCCGAAGGCCGAGCCGGACGAGATCGGCCCGGACGAGCTGCGCGACATCGTGGCCGGCAACCACGGCTTCACCAAGGAACAGCGCACGATCATCGCCGGCGCGGTGGAGATCGCCGACCGGCAGTTGCGGGCGGTGCTCGTACCCCGGTTGCAGGTCTTCACGCTCGACAGCGGCACCACCGCGGAGGCCGCGCGGCTCGTCCTGGCGGCGACCGGCCACTCCCGGGCGCCGGTGGTCCGCCACGGCGGCCTGGACGAGGCGGTGGGCGTGATCCACCTGCGGGACCTGGTCGGCGTCTCCGACGACCGGCCGGTCGACGAGATCGCCCGACCGCCGATGCTGCTGCCCGACTCGCTGCCCGTGGTCGACGCGCTGCGCCAGTTCAAGGCCGAGCGCCAGCACATCGCGCTCGTGGTCGACGAGCGCGGCGCGGTCGACGGGATCGTGACGCTGGAGGACATCCTGGAGGAGATCGTCGGCGAGATCTACGACGAGACCGACCGGGACCTGCGCGCCGTGCGCACCGAGGCCGACGGCACGCTGGTGCTGCCCGGCACGTTCCCGGTGCACGACCTGACCGACCTCGGCGTGGAGCTGCCGAACCGGCCGGCGGGCGACTACACCACTGTCGCCGGGCTGGTGCTGATCTGCCTCGGGCACATCCCGACGGTGGCGGGGGAGCAGGTGACCGTGGACGGCTGGGAGCTGTCGGTGGCCGGCGTCGACCAGCGGGCCATCACCGAGGTGCACGTCCGCCGCCGCGGCCGCCACGACGGCTCCCCGGACGGCGACACCACCGACGGCGCCGCCGGCCCGGCCGACGCCCCCGAACTCGACGAGGCACGCCGCTGA
- a CDS encoding NRAMP family divalent metal transporter, with translation MRKLFAATLGVLSAVGGFVDIGDLVAASQAGALFGMAHTWVLLVGVVGICAYAEMAGRIAAVSGRAVFDLVRERLGPRVALLNLVASWLVTVVTLAAELGGVALALQLATRLSHLFWVPLAALAVWLVLWRLRFELMERIFGLAGLTLLVFAVALVALPTDWPALGQGVWQVSASGHGWPLYWFVAVALFASTVSPYEVFFFSSGGVEERWGAADLARARSNVLIGFPVGGFLALSLVAVAAVAYHPSEASLGTLDEVARPVATALGGAGLAAAVLAFFAVTFGAALETGLSAAYAAAQYFGWQWGKRVRPREAARFHSVLLVGLLLGVVMLMTTVDPVRLTEYMLVLSAVVLPLTYLPILVVANDRGYLGDRVNGRWLNLLGAVFLLLIVAASVAAIPLAIMTGMGP, from the coding sequence GTGAGGAAGCTGTTCGCCGCCACGCTCGGCGTGCTGTCGGCGGTCGGCGGCTTCGTCGACATCGGTGACCTGGTGGCGGCCAGTCAGGCCGGCGCGCTGTTCGGCATGGCCCACACCTGGGTGCTGCTGGTCGGGGTGGTCGGCATCTGCGCGTACGCGGAGATGGCCGGCCGGATCGCGGCGGTGAGCGGACGGGCGGTGTTCGACCTGGTCCGGGAGCGTCTCGGGCCGCGCGTGGCGCTGCTCAACCTGGTCGCGTCGTGGCTGGTCACTGTGGTCACGCTCGCTGCGGAGCTGGGCGGGGTGGCGCTGGCGCTGCAACTGGCGACCCGGCTGAGCCACCTGTTCTGGGTGCCGCTCGCGGCGCTGGCCGTCTGGCTGGTGCTGTGGCGGCTGCGGTTCGAGCTGATGGAGCGGATCTTCGGCCTGGCCGGGCTGACCCTGCTGGTGTTCGCTGTCGCGCTGGTTGCGCTGCCGACCGACTGGCCGGCACTCGGGCAGGGCGTGTGGCAGGTCAGCGCGTCCGGGCACGGCTGGCCGCTGTACTGGTTCGTGGCTGTGGCGTTGTTCGCCTCGACTGTGAGCCCGTACGAGGTGTTCTTCTTCTCCTCCGGCGGCGTCGAGGAGCGGTGGGGCGCGGCGGACCTGGCGCGGGCCCGCTCGAACGTGCTGATCGGTTTCCCGGTGGGCGGGTTCCTGGCGTTGTCGCTGGTCGCCGTGGCGGCGGTGGCCTACCACCCGTCCGAGGCGTCGTTGGGCACGCTCGACGAAGTGGCGCGGCCGGTGGCGACGGCGCTCGGCGGCGCCGGCCTGGCCGCCGCGGTGCTGGCGTTCTTCGCGGTGACGTTCGGCGCGGCGCTGGAGACCGGGCTGTCGGCGGCGTACGCGGCGGCGCAGTACTTCGGGTGGCAGTGGGGCAAGCGGGTCCGCCCCCGGGAGGCGGCCCGGTTCCACAGCGTGCTGCTCGTCGGTCTGCTGCTCGGTGTGGTGATGCTGATGACGACTGTGGACCCGGTGCGGCTGACCGAGTACATGCTGGTGCTGAGCGCGGTGGTGCTGCCGCTGACGTACCTGCCGATCCTGGTCGTGGCCAACGACCGCGGGTATCTCGGCGACCGGGTCAACGGGCGGTGGCTGAACCTGCTCGGCGCGGTGTTCCTGCTGCTCATCGTCGCGGCCTCGGTGGCGGCGATCCCACTGGCGATCATGACGGGGATGGGGCCATGA
- a CDS encoding PaaI family thioesterase, giving the protein MDMPNMTGGFVALLGLTFDEVSGDRVVIRWKVRPELHQPYGIQHGGVYCSVVETAASIGGALWLGDKGNVVGVSNQTDFLRAVRDGELTAVGTPVHRGRSQQLWLVEITDADSRLVARGQVRLQNLTAA; this is encoded by the coding sequence GTGGACATGCCGAACATGACCGGTGGCTTCGTGGCCCTGCTGGGCCTGACGTTCGACGAGGTCAGCGGGGACCGGGTGGTGATCCGCTGGAAGGTGCGCCCGGAGCTGCACCAGCCGTACGGGATCCAGCACGGCGGCGTCTACTGCTCGGTGGTGGAGACGGCGGCGAGCATCGGCGGCGCGCTCTGGCTGGGCGACAAGGGCAACGTGGTCGGGGTGTCGAACCAGACCGACTTCCTGCGCGCGGTGCGGGACGGCGAGCTGACGGCTGTCGGCACGCCGGTGCACCGGGGCCGCAGCCAGCAGCTCTGGCTCGTGGAGATCACCGACGCCGACAGCCGGCTGGTGGCGCGCGGTCAGGTACGGCTGCAGAACCTCACCGCCGCCTGA
- the tyrS gene encoding tyrosine--tRNA ligase, translating into MTDSNLPQGRDSLTDDLLWRGLIQDSTGLDELRELLDGGSTTFYVGFDPTAPSLHIGNLMQVVMARRLQQAGHRPLLLVGGATGQIGDPKESAERTLNPPEVIAGWVERIREQLSPFVTYSGENAAQLVNNLDWTGEMSVVEFLRDVGKHFPVNKMLAREVVKARLETGISYTEFSYQLLQANDYFELHRRHGCRLQYGGSDQWGNITAGVDYIRRRGAGPVEAFTTPLVTKADGTKFGKSETGTIWLDPQMTSPYAFYQFWVNADDRDVSRYLRYFSFRSREELEELEKATAERPQARLAQRALAEELTTLVHGERETAQAVAASQALFGRGSLDELAPETLRAALTEAGLVHLDELPDVAGLLKESGLVPSMKEARRVIAEGGAYVNNTRISEVDATVSADDLLHGRYLVLRRGKRSFAGVELRG; encoded by the coding sequence GTGACCGACAGCAACCTCCCGCAGGGGCGGGACTCCCTGACCGACGACCTGCTGTGGCGGGGCCTGATCCAGGACTCGACCGGCCTCGACGAACTGCGCGAGCTGCTCGACGGCGGGAGCACCACCTTCTACGTGGGCTTCGACCCCACCGCGCCGAGCCTGCACATCGGCAACCTGATGCAGGTCGTCATGGCCCGCCGGCTCCAGCAGGCCGGGCACCGTCCGCTGCTGCTCGTCGGTGGCGCCACCGGGCAGATCGGCGACCCGAAGGAGAGCGCGGAGCGGACGCTGAACCCGCCCGAGGTGATCGCCGGCTGGGTCGAGCGCATCCGCGAGCAGCTCTCGCCGTTCGTCACGTACTCCGGGGAGAACGCGGCCCAACTGGTCAACAACCTGGACTGGACCGGCGAGATGTCGGTGGTGGAGTTCCTCCGGGACGTCGGCAAGCACTTCCCGGTGAACAAGATGCTCGCCCGCGAGGTGGTCAAGGCGCGGCTGGAGACGGGCATCAGCTACACCGAGTTCAGCTACCAGCTCCTCCAGGCCAACGACTACTTCGAGCTGCACCGCCGGCACGGCTGCCGGCTCCAGTACGGCGGCTCCGACCAGTGGGGCAACATCACCGCCGGGGTGGACTACATCCGGCGGCGCGGCGCCGGGCCGGTGGAGGCGTTCACCACGCCGCTGGTCACCAAGGCCGACGGCACCAAGTTCGGCAAGAGCGAGACCGGCACGATCTGGCTCGACCCGCAGATGACCAGCCCGTACGCGTTCTACCAGTTCTGGGTCAACGCCGACGACCGGGACGTCAGCCGCTACCTGCGGTACTTCAGCTTCCGCTCCCGTGAGGAGCTGGAGGAACTGGAGAAGGCCACAGCGGAACGCCCGCAGGCGCGCCTGGCCCAGCGGGCGCTCGCCGAGGAGCTGACCACGCTCGTGCACGGCGAGCGGGAGACGGCCCAGGCGGTCGCCGCGAGCCAGGCGCTGTTCGGGCGCGGCTCGCTCGACGAGCTGGCCCCGGAGACGCTGCGCGCCGCGCTGACCGAGGCCGGCCTGGTGCACCTCGACGAGCTGCCGGACGTGGCCGGCCTGCTCAAGGAGTCGGGCCTGGTGCCGAGCATGAAGGAGGCACGGCGGGTCATCGCCGAGGGCGGCGCGTACGTCAACAACACGCGTATCTCCGAGGTGGACGCCACCGTGTCGGCGGACGACCTGCTGCACGGCCGCTACCTCGTACTGCGCCGGGGCAAGCGCTCGTTCGCGGGCGTCGAGCTGCGCGGATAG
- a CDS encoding Replicase polyprotein 1ab: MAARRLASRIAAVREAVGLAAYHAGEWQTAIAELRTYHRMSGLQSHLAVLADCERALGRPERAIDLFRGADRDKLDQAVAIELLIVAAGARGDLGQKDAAVAMLQVRELTGDSTDPWAARLRYAYADALLAVDRREEAREWFSRAADVDSEGETDAAERLLELDGVVIEGDDEPEDDTDASEASAEDVRDDDEDEDDDDDLDDDEDDLDDDDDDDDDDDDRDDDAPLSGDDDTSGVDGDAARAGYRDRDAGDLADDELTDTEAGSLAADTPTTTATTEDPATAPAADAQAPAADVTPAGKADRPAPDDAADGEGEAADRR, from the coding sequence ATGGCGGCCCGCAGGCTCGCGTCGCGGATCGCCGCCGTGCGGGAGGCCGTCGGGCTGGCCGCGTACCACGCGGGTGAGTGGCAGACCGCCATCGCCGAGCTGCGGACGTACCACCGGATGAGCGGCCTGCAGAGCCACCTGGCGGTGCTGGCGGACTGCGAGCGGGCGCTGGGCCGGCCCGAGCGGGCCATCGACCTGTTCCGCGGCGCGGACCGGGACAAGCTCGACCAGGCCGTCGCGATCGAGCTGCTGATCGTGGCCGCCGGGGCGCGCGGCGACCTCGGGCAGAAGGACGCCGCGGTGGCGATGCTCCAGGTGCGCGAGCTGACCGGCGACTCGACCGACCCGTGGGCGGCGCGGCTGCGCTACGCGTACGCGGACGCCCTGCTGGCGGTGGACCGGCGCGAGGAGGCGCGGGAGTGGTTCTCCCGGGCCGCCGACGTCGACTCCGAGGGGGAGACCGACGCCGCCGAGCGGCTGCTGGAGCTGGACGGCGTGGTCATCGAGGGCGACGACGAGCCGGAGGACGACACCGACGCGTCCGAGGCGTCGGCCGAGGACGTCCGCGACGACGACGAGGACGAGGACGACGATGACGACCTCGACGACGACGAGGACGACCTCGACGACGATGACGATGACGACGACGATGACGACGACCGGGATGACGACGCGCCGCTGAGCGGCGACGACGACACCTCGGGCGTCGACGGGGACGCGGCACGGGCCGGCTACCGGGACCGGGACGCCGGCGATCTGGCCGACGACGAGCTGACCGACACCGAGGCCGGCTCGCTCGCCGCCGACACCCCGACCACCACCGCCACGACCGAGGATCCGGCCACCGCACCGGCCGCCGACGCCCAGGCGCCGGCCGCCGACGTCACCCCGGCCGGCAAGGCCGACCGGCCCGCGCCCGATGACGCCGCGGACGGCGAGGGCGAGGCGGCGGACCGCCGATGA
- a CDS encoding HAD-IIA family hydrolase: MTGYAGDTASGADRGEPDRAGAGGRLVDAYSLVVFDLDGVIYLIDRPIPGAVEAVGRLHAEGRAVAYATNNASRRSSEVADLLTGMGVAARPAEVLTSAAATAELLRDRLPEGAPVLVVGAEALRAELRAVGLRPVSTADEEPAAVAQGYGPQVGWSDLAEASLAVRAGAPWYATNTDRTLPSPRGPLPGNGSLVAVLRTALGRDPDVVVGKPEPALFTTAARRAGTGRTLVVGDRLDTDIEGARRAGLDSLLVLTGVSDAAELLAAPEERRPAYVSFDLAGLFDPAAVVAVPGRAADDGWSVTEAGADLVLDGAGPPLEALAALCAVAWSTGAGPRVRAQSTAAEEVLAAFGLDD, translated from the coding sequence ATGACCGGGTACGCCGGTGACACCGCCTCCGGCGCGGATCGGGGCGAACCCGACCGCGCCGGGGCGGGCGGTCGGCTGGTCGACGCGTACTCGCTCGTCGTCTTCGACCTGGACGGCGTCATCTACCTGATCGACCGGCCCATTCCCGGCGCGGTCGAGGCGGTCGGCCGGCTGCACGCCGAGGGGCGCGCGGTCGCGTACGCGACCAACAACGCCTCCCGCCGCTCCAGCGAGGTGGCCGACCTGCTCACCGGCATGGGCGTCGCGGCCCGGCCGGCGGAGGTGCTCACCTCCGCGGCGGCCACCGCCGAACTGCTCCGCGACCGGCTGCCCGAGGGCGCACCCGTGCTCGTGGTCGGCGCGGAGGCGCTGCGCGCCGAGCTGCGCGCGGTGGGCCTGCGGCCGGTGTCCACTGCTGACGAGGAGCCCGCCGCGGTGGCCCAGGGCTACGGCCCGCAGGTCGGCTGGTCCGACCTGGCCGAGGCGTCCCTGGCGGTACGGGCGGGCGCGCCCTGGTACGCCACCAACACCGACCGCACGCTGCCCAGCCCGCGTGGCCCGCTGCCGGGCAACGGCTCGCTCGTCGCGGTGCTGCGGACCGCGCTCGGCCGCGACCCGGACGTGGTGGTGGGCAAGCCGGAGCCGGCGCTGTTCACCACCGCCGCGCGGCGGGCCGGGACCGGGCGCACGCTCGTGGTGGGCGACCGGCTGGACACCGACATCGAGGGCGCCCGCCGGGCCGGGCTGGACAGCCTGCTGGTGCTCACCGGGGTCAGCGACGCCGCCGAGCTGCTGGCCGCACCCGAGGAGCGCCGCCCCGCGTACGTCTCGTTCGACCTGGCGGGCCTGTTCGACCCGGCCGCAGTGGTGGCGGTGCCGGGCCGGGCCGCAGACGACGGCTGGTCGGTGACGGAGGCCGGCGCGGACCTCGTGCTCGACGGCGCGGGACCGCCGCTGGAGGCCCTCGCGGCGCTCTGCGCGGTGGCCTGGTCGACCGGGGCCGGGCCGCGCGTCCGGGCGCAGTCCACGGCGGCGGAGGAGGTCCTCGCCGCGTTCGGTCTGGACGACTGA
- a CDS encoding SCP2 sterol-binding domain-containing protein — protein sequence MASVDECRQALHDLAARLDRNAEAQGRIDLDRTLACRITDLGTAFHGRLEGGRLVDLSDGDDPKAKIALSTGSDDLVALVHGRLDVMSAVASRRVSIKANPFDLMKLRKLL from the coding sequence GTGGCCAGCGTGGACGAGTGCCGGCAGGCGTTGCACGACCTGGCCGCGCGGCTGGACCGCAACGCCGAGGCACAGGGACGCATCGACCTCGACCGCACCCTGGCCTGCCGGATCACCGACCTCGGCACCGCGTTCCACGGGCGGCTGGAGGGTGGCCGGCTGGTCGACCTGTCCGACGGCGACGACCCGAAGGCCAAGATCGCGCTGAGCACCGGCAGCGACGACCTCGTCGCGCTGGTGCACGGCCGGCTCGACGTCATGTCGGCGGTGGCCTCCCGGCGGGTGTCGATCAAGGCGAACCCGTTCGACCTGATGAAGCTCCGCAAGCTGCTCTGA
- a CDS encoding phasin family protein: protein MQDAWRAYLELAMGLTEAPRKKAQDAVMRVVGQGGATAAQLQTLAEELVATGLANRESLTKLVRFEVDRALGAVGLATADEVAELTRRVHDLERQLREARGHLGPGDTPPAAAPSGAAEPPRTGSPAAESSPATTPAKAPATTPTKAVAKKTVAKKAIARKPPATVARTPADGSPAAPARPAKKATGRRAAGS from the coding sequence ATGCAGGACGCGTGGCGCGCCTACCTCGAGCTGGCCATGGGCCTGACGGAGGCGCCCCGGAAGAAGGCACAGGACGCGGTCATGCGCGTCGTCGGCCAGGGCGGCGCGACCGCCGCCCAGCTCCAGACGCTCGCCGAGGAACTGGTCGCGACCGGCCTGGCGAACCGGGAGTCGCTGACCAAGCTGGTCCGCTTCGAGGTGGACCGGGCGCTGGGCGCGGTCGGGCTGGCCACCGCCGACGAGGTCGCCGAGCTGACCCGCCGGGTGCACGACCTGGAGCGGCAGCTGCGCGAGGCGCGCGGCCACCTCGGGCCGGGCGACACGCCGCCCGCCGCCGCGCCGTCCGGGGCAGCCGAGCCGCCGAGGACCGGTTCGCCCGCCGCCGAGTCCTCCCCGGCGACGACGCCGGCCAAGGCCCCCGCGACGACGCCGACGAAGGCGGTGGCGAAGAAGACGGTGGCCAAGAAGGCGATCGCGAGGAAGCCGCCGGCCACCGTGGCCCGTACCCCCGCCGACGGCTCGCCCGCCGCGCCCGCCCGGCCGGCGAAGAAGGCCACCGGGCGCCGGGCGGCCGGCTCGTGA
- a CDS encoding TlyA family RNA methyltransferase — MARRTRLDAELVRRGLARSREQAAALVEAGRVQLRGVQARKPAAMVDPADPLLVTGEDPAQEYVSRGGHKLAGALAAFAPGGLTVTGRRCLDAGASTGGFTDVLLRGGAAEVVAVDVGYGQLAWSLRTDERVRVFERTNVRTLTPEAIGGPVDLTVADLSFISLRLVLPALAACTGPGGDLALMVKPQFEVGKERVGAGGVVRDPALRAEAVLDVAAAAAGLGLGLAGVAASPLPGPSGNVEFFVWLRGDAPAADPERVRAVVAAGPQGAAETAATTEEVSG, encoded by the coding sequence ATGGCTCGTCGTACCCGGCTGGACGCCGAACTGGTCCGGCGCGGGCTGGCCCGCTCCCGGGAACAGGCCGCCGCGCTCGTGGAGGCCGGTCGCGTCCAGCTGCGTGGAGTGCAGGCGCGCAAGCCCGCGGCGATGGTCGACCCGGCCGACCCGCTGCTGGTCACCGGCGAGGACCCGGCACAGGAGTACGTCTCCCGGGGCGGCCACAAGCTGGCCGGCGCGCTCGCCGCGTTCGCCCCCGGCGGGCTGACCGTCACTGGCCGGCGCTGCCTGGACGCGGGCGCGTCGACAGGCGGTTTCACCGACGTGCTGCTGCGCGGCGGCGCCGCCGAGGTGGTCGCCGTGGACGTCGGCTACGGGCAGCTCGCCTGGTCGCTGCGGACCGACGAGCGGGTGCGGGTGTTCGAGCGCACGAACGTGCGTACCCTCACGCCGGAGGCGATCGGCGGCCCGGTCGACCTGACGGTGGCCGACCTGTCGTTCATCTCGCTGCGGCTGGTGCTGCCGGCGCTTGCGGCGTGCACCGGGCCCGGCGGTGACCTGGCGCTGATGGTGAAGCCGCAGTTCGAGGTCGGCAAGGAGCGCGTCGGCGCCGGCGGTGTGGTCCGCGATCCGGCGCTGCGCGCCGAGGCGGTGCTGGACGTGGCCGCTGCCGCCGCCGGGCTGGGCCTCGGCCTGGCCGGTGTCGCGGCCAGCCCGCTGCCCGGGCCGAGCGGCAACGTCGAGTTCTTCGTATGGTTGCGCGGGGACGCGCCCGCCGCGGATCCGGAGCGGGTCCGCGCGGTGGTGGCCGCCGGCCCGCAGGGCGCCGCCGAGACGGCGGCCACGACCGAGGAGGTGTCCGGGTGA
- a CDS encoding NAD kinase, which translates to MSRTALLVTHTGRRRSTEHARAVAADLIAAGFEVRVVAEEADDLDLPGVVPVTGPEAAEGAEIVFALGGDGTFLRAAELARPAKVPLLGINLGKVGFLAEAEIDDLDTAVRDVVDRNYTVDERLTLDVTAEFEGGPTIESWALNEISVEKGERAQMLELLVDVDGRPLSRYGCDGVICATPTGSTAYAFSGGGPVVWPEVEALLLVPISAHALFSRPLVTAPTSTFVITVDPFTTLAVLCCDGRRVYDLPPGARVTVRRGTLPVRIVRLRARPFTDRLVAKFDLPVQGWRGNRR; encoded by the coding sequence GTGAGCCGTACCGCGCTGCTGGTCACGCACACCGGCCGTCGACGCAGCACCGAGCACGCCCGCGCGGTGGCAGCCGACCTGATCGCCGCCGGGTTCGAGGTGCGTGTGGTGGCCGAGGAGGCCGACGACCTGGACCTGCCGGGCGTGGTGCCGGTGACCGGCCCGGAGGCCGCCGAGGGCGCCGAGATCGTGTTCGCGCTCGGCGGGGACGGCACGTTCCTGCGCGCCGCCGAGCTGGCCCGCCCGGCCAAGGTGCCGCTGCTCGGGATCAACCTGGGCAAGGTCGGGTTCCTCGCCGAGGCGGAGATCGACGACCTGGACACCGCCGTGCGTGACGTGGTCGACCGCAACTACACGGTGGACGAACGGCTCACCCTGGACGTCACAGCCGAGTTCGAGGGCGGGCCGACCATCGAGTCGTGGGCGCTCAACGAGATCAGCGTGGAGAAGGGCGAACGCGCCCAGATGCTGGAGCTGCTCGTCGACGTGGACGGCCGGCCGCTGTCCCGGTACGGCTGCGACGGCGTGATCTGCGCGACCCCCACCGGCTCGACCGCGTACGCGTTCTCAGGCGGCGGGCCGGTGGTCTGGCCCGAGGTGGAGGCGCTGCTGCTGGTGCCGATCAGCGCGCACGCGTTGTTCAGCCGCCCGCTGGTGACCGCGCCCACGTCGACGTTCGTCATCACCGTCGACCCGTTCACCACACTGGCCGTGCTCTGCTGCGACGGGCGGCGCGTCTACGACCTGCCGCCGGGCGCCCGGGTGACTGTGCGCCGGGGCACGCTGCCGGTGCGCATCGTGCGGCTGCGGGCCCGCCCGTTCACCGACCGGCTGGTGGCCAAGTTCGACCTTCCCGTCCAGGGCTGGCGGGGCAACCGTCGCTGA